The Mycolicibacterium flavescens genome has a segment encoding these proteins:
- the xylB_2 gene encoding pentulose/hexulose kinase codes for MGVLLGIDIGTGSTKGVLTDAAGTVLAVETMAHSMDMPRPGWAEFDAEAVWWREVCAISRALIARMPARGSLAGVCVSGLGPCLVLCDDDLRPLRPAILYGIDTRAVAEIASLTEEFGEQNILERGGSLLTSQAVGPKLEWVRTHEPEVFADARTWFSSNSYIVAKLTGEYTMDHHTASQCDPMYATRAFEWNREWAERICAHLPLPRLAWPAEVVGTVTAAAARMSGIPVGTPVMAGTVDAYAEAFSVGVRKPGDLMLMYGSTMFMVQIVADYHCDSTLWTTAAVEPGNYALAAGTATAGSLITWLQSTTGNASFKELAAEASAVPPGSEGLLMLPYFSGERTPIFDPHARGIVAGLTLRHGRGHLVRAAYEGIGFGVRDVLTRFDDAAPSTRLVAVGGGLDSPVWPQAVSDITGRTQLTPEQTIGAGFGDALLAAIGLGLVPPDTDWTRIAGRIEPDPRRAVLYDDLHRTWCELYLATKTQVHRLAAMDPL; via the coding sequence GTGGGCGTCCTCCTCGGCATCGACATCGGCACCGGGAGCACGAAAGGCGTCCTGACCGACGCGGCGGGCACGGTACTGGCCGTCGAGACCATGGCGCACTCGATGGACATGCCGCGCCCGGGGTGGGCGGAATTCGACGCAGAAGCCGTATGGTGGCGCGAAGTCTGTGCCATCAGCCGCGCGCTCATCGCACGCATGCCCGCACGCGGGTCGTTGGCGGGCGTCTGCGTCAGCGGCCTTGGACCCTGCCTCGTGCTGTGCGACGACGATTTGCGACCGCTGCGACCCGCGATCCTCTACGGCATCGACACCAGGGCGGTCGCTGAGATCGCATCGCTCACCGAGGAATTCGGCGAACAGAACATCCTCGAACGAGGCGGCAGCCTACTGACCAGCCAGGCCGTCGGCCCGAAACTGGAATGGGTCCGCACTCACGAACCGGAAGTGTTCGCCGACGCGAGAACGTGGTTCAGCTCGAACTCCTACATCGTCGCCAAACTCACCGGCGAATACACCATGGACCACCACACCGCCAGCCAGTGTGACCCGATGTATGCCACACGTGCATTCGAGTGGAATCGCGAATGGGCGGAACGGATCTGCGCACACCTCCCGTTGCCCCGCCTCGCCTGGCCGGCCGAGGTGGTCGGCACGGTCACCGCCGCGGCGGCCCGCATGTCGGGAATCCCGGTCGGGACTCCGGTCATGGCCGGGACCGTCGACGCCTACGCCGAAGCGTTCTCGGTCGGGGTCCGGAAACCCGGCGACCTGATGCTGATGTACGGGTCGACGATGTTCATGGTGCAGATCGTCGCGGACTACCACTGCGACTCGACGCTGTGGACAACCGCCGCAGTGGAACCCGGCAACTACGCGCTGGCCGCGGGCACCGCGACCGCGGGCAGTTTGATCACATGGCTGCAGTCCACGACCGGCAATGCGTCGTTCAAGGAACTCGCCGCAGAAGCTTCGGCGGTGCCACCCGGAAGCGAGGGTCTGCTGATGCTCCCGTACTTCAGCGGCGAGCGGACCCCGATCTTCGATCCGCACGCCCGAGGCATCGTAGCCGGCCTGACGCTGCGGCACGGACGAGGCCACCTGGTCCGGGCCGCCTACGAGGGCATCGGATTCGGTGTGCGCGACGTACTCACGCGCTTCGACGACGCGGCACCCAGCACCCGGCTCGTCGCCGTCGGCGGCGGACTGGACAGCCCGGTCTGGCCGCAAGCGGTCAGCGATATCACCGGCCGTACGCAGTTGACGCCCGAACAGACCATCGGCGCCGGGTTCGGCGACGCGCTCCTGGCGGCGATAGGTCTGGGACTGGTGCCGCCGGACACCGACTGGACCCGGATCGCCGGCCGCATCGAGCCGGATCCAAGGCGTGCTGTGCTCTACGACGACCTCCACCGAACCTGGTGCGAGTTGTACCTGGCCACCAAGACACAAGTGCACCGGTTGGCCGCCATGGACCCGCTGTGA
- the fadA_2 gene encoding acetyl-CoA acetyltransferase — protein sequence MSEEAFIYEAIRTPRGKNKNGALNEVKPVNLVVGLIEEIRSRYPDLDETLISDVILGCVSPVGDQGGDIARTAALVAKLPETTGGFQLNRFCASGLEAVNTAAQKVRSGWDDLVLAGGVESMSRVPMGSDGGAWASDPETNYRIGFVPQGIGADLIATIEGFSREDVDRYALRSQEKAAAAWSGGYFAKSVVPVRDQNGLVILDHDEHMRPDTTLEGLGQLKTAFDGVGAMGGFDDVALQKYHFVEKINHVHTGGNSSGIVDGAALVLVGSEKAGQSQGLTPRARIVATATSGADPVIMLTGPTPATRKVLDRAGLTVDDIDLFELNEAFASVVLKFQKDLDIPDEKLNVNGGAIAMGHPLGATGAMITGTMVDELERRNARRALITLCIGGGMGVATIIERV from the coding sequence ATGTCTGAAGAAGCCTTCATCTACGAGGCGATTCGTACGCCCCGCGGCAAGAACAAGAACGGCGCACTCAACGAGGTCAAGCCCGTCAACCTGGTCGTCGGCCTGATCGAGGAGATCCGCAGCCGCTACCCCGACCTCGACGAGACGCTGATCAGCGACGTCATCCTCGGTTGTGTGTCCCCCGTCGGCGACCAGGGCGGCGACATCGCCCGGACCGCGGCTCTGGTGGCCAAGCTGCCCGAGACCACCGGCGGGTTCCAGCTGAACCGGTTCTGCGCCTCGGGTCTGGAGGCCGTCAACACCGCCGCCCAGAAGGTGCGGTCCGGCTGGGACGACCTGGTACTCGCCGGCGGTGTCGAGTCGATGAGCCGCGTGCCGATGGGCTCCGACGGCGGCGCATGGGCTTCGGACCCGGAGACGAACTACCGCATCGGATTCGTCCCGCAGGGCATCGGCGCCGATCTGATCGCGACGATCGAGGGCTTCTCCCGCGAGGATGTCGACCGCTACGCGCTGCGCAGCCAGGAGAAAGCCGCCGCGGCCTGGTCGGGCGGCTACTTCGCCAAGTCCGTCGTGCCGGTGCGCGACCAGAACGGCCTGGTGATTCTCGACCACGACGAGCACATGCGCCCCGACACCACGCTCGAGGGCCTCGGTCAGCTCAAGACCGCGTTCGACGGCGTCGGCGCGATGGGCGGGTTCGACGACGTGGCGCTGCAGAAGTATCACTTCGTCGAGAAGATCAACCACGTCCACACCGGCGGCAACAGCTCCGGCATCGTCGACGGCGCCGCGCTGGTGCTCGTCGGCAGTGAAAAGGCGGGCCAGTCGCAGGGCCTGACCCCGCGGGCACGCATCGTGGCCACCGCCACCAGTGGCGCCGATCCGGTCATCATGCTCACCGGTCCGACGCCGGCCACTCGCAAGGTGCTCGACCGTGCCGGCCTGACGGTCGACGACATCGACCTGTTCGAGCTGAACGAGGCGTTCGCCTCGGTGGTTCTGAAGTTCCAGAAGGACCTCGACATCCCCGACGAGAAGCTCAACGTCAACGGTGGCGCCATCGCGATGGGCCACCCGCTGGGCGCCACCGGCGCCATGATCACCGGAACCATGGTCGACGAGCTCGAGCGTCGCAACGCACGGCGTGCGCTGATCACGCTGTGCATCGGCGGCGGCATGGGCGTGGCCACCATCATCGAGCGCGTCTAG
- the IS1547_1_1 gene encoding IS1547_1 transposase — protein sequence MVVVGADVHKRTHTFVAVDEVGRKLGEKTVKALTGGHTEAVMWAREHFGTDVIWAIEDCRHLSARLERDLFALGQKVVRVPPKLMAQTRASARTRGKSDPIDALAVARGFLREPDLPVAAHDEVSRELKLLVDRREDLVAQRTATINRLLWRVHELDPAHAPKARSLNLAKHRRLLGDWLHTQTGIVAELARDELADISRLTETIDGLAKRIGARVRQVAPVLLAMPGCGELTAAKLVGETAGVTRFKSEAAFARHAGVAPVPVWSGNTRGRVRMTRSGNRQLNTALHRIAVTQIRLQGLGQTYYRHRITNGDSTPEALRCLKRRLARVVYGHLHTDHNNRQKPCQAAAA from the coding sequence ATGGTTGTTGTTGGAGCCGATGTACACAAGCGCACGCATACCTTCGTCGCCGTCGACGAGGTAGGCCGCAAGCTCGGCGAGAAGACCGTCAAGGCCCTCACCGGCGGGCATACCGAAGCGGTGATGTGGGCCCGTGAGCATTTCGGAACCGATGTCATCTGGGCGATCGAAGACTGCCGGCATCTGTCAGCGCGTCTAGAGCGCGACCTGTTCGCGTTGGGGCAGAAAGTGGTGCGGGTCCCGCCCAAGCTGATGGCCCAGACCCGGGCCTCGGCCCGCACCCGGGGTAAGTCCGATCCCATCGATGCGCTGGCAGTCGCTCGTGGTTTCCTGCGTGAGCCCGATCTGCCGGTAGCCGCTCATGACGAGGTGTCGCGTGAACTCAAGCTGTTGGTGGATCGACGCGAAGACCTTGTGGCACAACGCACTGCGACGATTAACCGGCTGCTGTGGCGGGTTCACGAGCTCGATCCCGCCCATGCCCCCAAGGCGCGCTCGTTGAATCTGGCCAAGCACCGCAGACTGCTCGGCGACTGGCTGCACACCCAAACCGGCATCGTCGCCGAGTTGGCCCGCGACGAGCTGGCCGACATCAGCCGCCTCACCGAGACCATCGACGGGTTGGCCAAACGGATCGGTGCCCGTGTCCGCCAGGTCGCCCCGGTGTTGCTGGCCATGCCGGGATGTGGCGAGCTGACCGCGGCCAAACTCGTCGGCGAAACCGCCGGGGTGACCCGATTCAAGAGCGAGGCGGCCTTCGCGCGTCACGCCGGGGTGGCCCCGGTGCCGGTATGGTCGGGCAACACCCGCGGACGAGTCCGTATGACCCGCTCGGGCAACCGCCAACTCAACACCGCCCTACACCGCATCGCCGTCACCCAAATCCGCCTCCAGGGCCTCGGACAGACCTATTACCGCCACCGCATCACCAACGGCGACTCCACACCCGAAGCCCTGCGCTGCCTCAAACGCCGCCTGGCCCGCGTCGTCTACGGCCACCTGCACACCGACCACAACAATCGTCAAAAGCCTTGCCAAGCGGCAGCGGCTTGA
- the fgd_2 gene encoding Luciferase-like protein, translating into MRFGLFIPQGWRLDLIDIPPAEQWAVMRDLAAYADDSDAWDSLWVYDHFHTVPVPTTEATHEAWTLMAAYAATTSRIKLGQMCTAMSYRNPVYLAKVAATADIISGGRIQMGIGGGWYEHEWRAYGYGFPSAGVRLGRLDEGVQIMRDAWRDGKVSFDGKHYQVAGAIVQPKPLQENGIPLWIAGGGEKVTLRIAAKYAQYTNFTSEPGGFTHKSQVLADHCGEVGTDYNAIVRSANFNAVIGDSESDVKERVARLRARQVAKADEAAVDAMLNSVSAPEAASGTPEQVIEKLDKMRQLGCEYAILYFPEAAYDRSGIEMFEHQVIPALS; encoded by the coding sequence ATGCGCTTCGGACTGTTCATCCCGCAGGGCTGGCGACTCGACCTGATCGACATTCCTCCCGCAGAGCAGTGGGCGGTGATGCGCGACCTCGCCGCGTATGCCGACGACAGCGACGCGTGGGACTCGCTGTGGGTCTACGACCACTTCCACACCGTGCCGGTGCCCACCACGGAGGCCACCCACGAGGCGTGGACCTTGATGGCCGCCTACGCCGCGACGACGTCGCGCATCAAGCTCGGCCAGATGTGCACGGCGATGAGCTACCGCAACCCGGTCTATCTGGCCAAGGTCGCCGCCACCGCCGACATCATCTCCGGGGGTCGCATCCAAATGGGCATCGGTGGCGGCTGGTACGAACACGAATGGCGTGCCTACGGTTACGGATTCCCGTCGGCTGGGGTGCGGCTGGGGCGCCTCGACGAGGGTGTGCAGATCATGCGTGACGCATGGCGCGACGGGAAGGTGAGTTTCGACGGCAAGCACTACCAGGTCGCCGGGGCGATTGTGCAGCCGAAACCCCTGCAGGAGAACGGGATTCCTCTATGGATCGCCGGCGGTGGGGAGAAGGTGACGCTGCGTATCGCGGCGAAATACGCCCAGTACACCAACTTCACTTCTGAGCCAGGGGGTTTCACTCACAAGTCACAGGTGCTGGCTGACCACTGCGGTGAGGTCGGCACCGACTACAACGCGATCGTGCGTTCGGCCAACTTCAACGCGGTGATCGGCGATTCGGAGTCCGACGTCAAGGAACGCGTGGCGAGGCTGCGCGCACGACAGGTCGCCAAGGCCGACGAGGCGGCGGTCGACGCGATGCTGAACTCCGTGTCCGCTCCCGAAGCAGCAAGTGGCACACCCGAACAAGTCATCGAGAAGTTGGACAAGATGCGGCAGCTGGGCTGCGAGTACGCCATCCTCTACTTCCCGGAAGCCGCGTACGACCGCTCGGGTATCGAGATGTTCGAACATCAGGTGATTCCCGCCCTCAGCTAG
- a CDS encoding acyl-CoA synthetase produces the protein MPESFTDEFAAGLARYGSNPCIEFEGRWYSGDEVTAYGRAIAQALRDASVPDEAPVGLVVRNRLPHAAAIIGFLAAGRTVSMIYSFQSPEAIGCDIETLRLSAVVADGEDWTAPVIDAAQRAGSAGVEISARQPIVAAVPGLDRRDPRRAHAEPEPGVALQILTSGTTGPPKRQSIKTPVLERTVFSVTSGETAPADAPPELAYWQFGGIGVCQLIAGVYNGRRIVMLERFSVEDYVNLVKRHRITRSGVQPAVIRMLLDADVAKEDLASLDFLISASGPLDPETRDEFEAKYGIPIVLAYGATEFAGSLCAWSPEMQRDFGSAKRNSVGRALPDVELRIVDPDTGGELAAGEQGLLEAKVAPIGPDWIRTTDIASMDDDGFVTLHGRADGAINRGGFKVLPETVRRVLISHPAVRDACVVGVRDARLGEVPVAAVEVSPGLPVPSDDELADLVRRSLPVYNVPVAFTVVDELPRNPALKVSLPAVAALFEPR, from the coding sequence GTGCCGGAAAGCTTCACCGACGAGTTCGCGGCCGGGCTGGCCCGTTACGGCAGTAATCCCTGTATCGAGTTCGAGGGGCGCTGGTACAGCGGCGACGAGGTGACGGCGTACGGTCGTGCCATCGCGCAGGCGCTGCGGGATGCGAGCGTTCCCGACGAGGCCCCGGTCGGTTTGGTGGTCAGGAACCGGTTGCCGCACGCCGCGGCGATCATCGGCTTCCTCGCCGCGGGCCGCACGGTGTCGATGATCTACTCGTTCCAGTCGCCCGAGGCCATCGGCTGCGACATCGAGACGCTCCGACTCTCGGCCGTCGTCGCCGACGGTGAGGACTGGACCGCGCCGGTCATCGACGCGGCTCAGCGGGCAGGCAGCGCGGGCGTGGAGATATCGGCGCGCCAACCGATCGTCGCTGCGGTGCCCGGGCTGGATCGCCGAGACCCGCGACGCGCCCATGCTGAGCCTGAACCCGGTGTCGCACTGCAGATTCTGACGAGCGGCACGACGGGACCGCCGAAGCGCCAGTCGATCAAGACCCCGGTGCTCGAGCGTACGGTGTTCAGCGTCACCAGCGGCGAGACCGCACCGGCCGACGCCCCGCCCGAACTCGCCTATTGGCAGTTCGGCGGAATCGGTGTATGTCAATTGATCGCCGGTGTGTACAACGGCAGGCGGATCGTGATGCTCGAGCGATTCAGCGTCGAAGACTACGTGAATCTCGTGAAACGGCACCGCATCACCCGTTCGGGTGTGCAGCCCGCCGTCATCCGGATGTTGCTGGACGCCGACGTGGCGAAGGAAGATCTCGCGTCGCTGGACTTCCTGATCAGCGCGTCCGGCCCGCTGGACCCCGAGACCCGCGACGAGTTCGAGGCGAAATACGGTATCCCGATCGTGCTGGCCTACGGCGCAACGGAATTCGCGGGATCGCTGTGCGCATGGTCTCCGGAGATGCAACGCGACTTCGGTTCGGCCAAGCGCAACAGCGTCGGCAGGGCCCTGCCCGACGTCGAGTTGCGCATCGTCGACCCGGACACCGGAGGCGAGCTTGCGGCCGGCGAGCAAGGCCTCCTGGAGGCCAAGGTCGCGCCGATCGGACCGGACTGGATCCGCACCACCGACATCGCCTCGATGGACGACGACGGGTTCGTCACCCTGCATGGAAGGGCCGACGGGGCGATCAACCGCGGTGGGTTCAAGGTCCTGCCGGAAACCGTTCGGCGCGTGCTGATCTCACATCCCGCCGTCCGCGACGCGTGCGTGGTCGGCGTGCGTGACGCGCGCCTGGGCGAGGTGCCCGTCGCAGCCGTCGAGGTGTCTCCGGGACTGCCGGTGCCCTCCGACGACGAACTTGCCGACCTGGTGCGGCGCTCGCTGCCCGTGTACAACGTGCCGGTGGCGTTCACGGTCGTCGACGAACTGCCGCGCAACCCGGCGCTGAAGGTGAGCCTGCCCGCCGTCGCCGCGCTGTTCGAGCCGCGCTAG
- the dapC gene encoding aspartate/tyrosine/aromatic aminotransferase: MTVRRLQPYAVTIFAEMSALAARIGAVNLGQGFPDEDGPPAMLEIAQRAIADGTNQYPPGLGIAPLREAIAAQRKRAHGTEYDPHTEVLVTVGATEAIAAAVIGLVEPGSEVLLIEPFYDSYSPVIAMAGCQRRAVPMVQDGRGFGIDVDGLRKAVTQNTKALIVNSPHNPTGMVAGDNELRALAELAVEADLLVITDEVYEHLVYSDFPGRRHLPLANYPGMAERTITISSAAKMFNVTGWKIGWACGPADLIAGVRAAKQYLSYVGGAPFQPAVAHALNNEDAWVDKLRESLQRKRDRLGGALSDLGFEVHESFGTYFLCADPRPLGFSDSAAFCSELPHRAGVAAIPMSAFCDPGAEHAGAWNHLVRFAFCKRDETLDEAIRRLAVLRAGGRETM; encoded by the coding sequence ATGACGGTTCGCCGGCTGCAGCCGTACGCGGTGACGATCTTCGCCGAGATGTCGGCGCTCGCTGCTCGCATCGGCGCGGTCAACCTCGGACAGGGCTTTCCCGACGAGGACGGCCCGCCCGCCATGCTCGAGATCGCCCAGCGCGCGATCGCCGACGGCACCAACCAGTACCCGCCCGGCCTCGGTATCGCACCGTTGCGCGAAGCGATCGCCGCCCAGCGCAAGCGTGCGCACGGAACCGAATACGACCCCCACACCGAGGTCCTGGTGACCGTCGGCGCGACTGAAGCAATCGCGGCCGCGGTCATCGGGCTCGTCGAACCCGGTTCCGAGGTGCTGCTGATCGAGCCGTTCTACGACTCCTACTCCCCCGTCATCGCGATGGCGGGCTGCCAGCGGCGCGCCGTCCCGATGGTTCAGGACGGCCGCGGCTTCGGTATCGATGTCGACGGGCTGCGAAAGGCCGTCACACAAAACACCAAAGCGCTGATCGTCAACTCGCCGCACAACCCCACCGGGATGGTGGCCGGCGACAACGAACTGCGCGCGCTGGCCGAACTGGCCGTCGAGGCCGACCTGCTCGTGATCACCGACGAGGTCTACGAGCACCTCGTGTACTCCGACTTCCCCGGCCGCCGGCATCTGCCGCTGGCCAACTACCCCGGCATGGCCGAGCGCACGATCACGATCTCGAGCGCGGCCAAAATGTTCAACGTCACCGGCTGGAAGATCGGATGGGCATGCGGCCCAGCCGATCTCATCGCCGGCGTGCGCGCAGCCAAGCAGTACCTGTCTTACGTCGGCGGCGCACCGTTCCAGCCCGCGGTGGCGCACGCCCTGAACAACGAGGACGCGTGGGTCGACAAGCTGCGGGAGTCCTTGCAGCGCAAGCGAGACCGATTGGGTGGGGCGCTGTCCGACCTCGGCTTCGAGGTGCACGAGAGCTTCGGCACCTACTTCCTGTGTGCCGACCCGCGTCCGCTCGGATTCAGCGACAGCGCCGCGTTCTGCTCCGAGCTGCCTCATCGTGCGGGTGTGGCAGCGATTCCGATGTCGGCGTTCTGCGACCCGGGCGCCGAGCACGCCGGTGCATGGAACCACCTGGTGCGCTTCGCCTTCTGCAAACGCGACGAGACCCTCGACGAGGCGATCCGTCGGCTCGCGGTGCTGCGGGCGGGCGGGCGAGAAACTATGTAA
- a CDS encoding Pyridoxamine 5''-phosphate oxidase, protein MALSKDEREQFLAEPHVAALSVGAGDKRGPLTVPVWYQYSPGGEPWVLTGDGSRKHRLIESQGEFTLMVQRLEPTVRYVAVDGPVSRIEPGTDERLVEVTKRYLPPEKVDAYLEYARREHGASVVVFMKPQHWLSADLGAF, encoded by the coding sequence ATGGCTTTGTCGAAAGACGAACGCGAGCAATTCCTGGCCGAACCGCACGTCGCCGCCTTGTCGGTCGGCGCGGGTGACAAGCGTGGCCCGCTGACCGTTCCTGTCTGGTATCAGTACTCGCCCGGCGGTGAGCCGTGGGTGCTCACCGGCGACGGCTCTCGCAAGCATCGACTGATCGAGAGCCAGGGCGAGTTCACGCTGATGGTCCAGCGCCTCGAGCCGACGGTTCGGTACGTGGCGGTCGACGGCCCGGTCAGCCGCATCGAGCCCGGCACCGACGAGCGACTCGTCGAGGTCACCAAACGCTATCTGCCGCCCGAAAAGGTCGATGCGTACCTCGAATACGCGCGCCGCGAGCACGGCGCCAGCGTGGTGGTCTTCATGAAGCCGCAGCACTGGTTGTCGGCTGACCTCGGGGCGTTCTAG
- a CDS encoding polyketide cyclase/dehydrase and lipid transport: protein MAVQASREVVFEAPKDAIMDALADIDAVPTWSPVHKHAEVLDRHPDGRPHHVKATFKIMGVTDKEFLEYHWGEDWVVWDAKATMQQRGQHGEYNLTPIGEDRTRVRFDIIIDLAAPIPEFLLRRAKKMVLDVATENLRRRVMAAVT, encoded by the coding sequence ATGGCTGTGCAGGCATCGAGGGAAGTGGTCTTCGAGGCGCCCAAAGACGCGATCATGGACGCACTCGCCGATATCGATGCCGTGCCCACGTGGTCGCCCGTTCACAAGCACGCCGAGGTGCTCGACCGTCATCCCGACGGCCGCCCGCATCACGTCAAGGCGACGTTCAAAATCATGGGCGTCACCGACAAGGAGTTCCTCGAGTACCACTGGGGCGAGGACTGGGTGGTCTGGGACGCCAAGGCGACGATGCAACAACGCGGGCAGCACGGCGAGTACAACCTCACCCCCATCGGCGAGGACCGCACCCGGGTCCGCTTCGACATCATCATCGACCTGGCGGCGCCGATTCCGGAGTTCCTGCTTCGCCGCGCCAAGAAGATGGTGCTCGACGTCGCGACCGAGAATCTGCGGCGCCGGGTGATGGCCGCGGTTACATAG
- the fadJ gene encoding 3-hydroxyacyl-CoA dehydrogenase produces MAENTIQWDKDADGIVTLTLDDPTGSANVMNEHYKESMHNAVERLVAEKDSITGVVITSAKKTFFAGGDLKGMMNVGPDNAAEAFEEVESIKADLRKLETLGKPVVAAINGAALGGGLEIALACHHRIAADVKGSVIGLPEVTLGLLPGGGGVTRTVRMFGIQKAFMEVLSQGTRFKPGKAKDTGLVDELVSSVDELVPAAKAWIKANPDSHTQPWDAKGYKMPGGTPTSPGLASILPSFPALLRKQLKGAPMPAPRAILNAAVEGAQVDFDTASRIESRYFTQLVTGQTAKNMIQAFFLDLQAINGGASRPDGIEPVKINKIGVLGAGMMGAGIAYVSAKAGFDVVLKDVSLEAAQKGKGYSEKLEAKALERGKTTQERSDALLARITPTGDPADLKGVDFVVEAVFEDQDLKHKVFQEIEDIVEPNALLGSNTSTLPITGLATGVKRQEDFIGIHFFSPVDKMPLVEIIKGEKTSDEALARVFDYTLAIGKTPIVVNDSRGFFTSRVIGTFVNEALAMLGEGVAAASIEQAGSQAGYPAPPLQLSDELNLELMHKIAVATRKGVESTGGTYEPHPAEAVVEKMIEIGRPSRLKGAGFYEYADGKRVGLWPGLKETFNSGNTSIPLQDMIDRMLFAEALETQKCLDEGVLTSTADANIGSIMGIGFPPYTGGSAQFIVGYQGPGGVGKEAFVARAKELAAKYGERFSPPASLT; encoded by the coding sequence ATGGCAGAGAACACCATTCAGTGGGACAAGGATGCCGACGGCATCGTCACCCTGACGCTCGACGATCCGACCGGCTCGGCCAACGTGATGAACGAGCATTACAAGGAATCCATGCACAATGCCGTCGAACGCCTTGTTGCGGAAAAGGATTCGATTACCGGCGTCGTCATCACCAGCGCGAAGAAGACCTTCTTCGCCGGCGGTGACCTCAAGGGCATGATGAACGTCGGCCCGGACAACGCCGCCGAAGCGTTCGAAGAGGTCGAGTCCATCAAGGCCGACCTGCGCAAGCTCGAGACGCTGGGTAAGCCGGTCGTGGCGGCCATCAACGGCGCCGCGCTGGGCGGTGGCCTGGAGATTGCGCTGGCCTGCCATCATCGGATCGCCGCCGACGTCAAGGGCTCGGTCATCGGTCTGCCCGAGGTCACGTTGGGTCTGCTGCCCGGCGGTGGCGGCGTGACCCGCACCGTGCGGATGTTCGGCATCCAGAAGGCGTTCATGGAGGTGCTCAGCCAGGGCACCCGCTTCAAGCCGGGCAAGGCCAAGGACACCGGCCTGGTCGACGAACTGGTCAGCAGCGTCGACGAACTCGTGCCGGCCGCCAAGGCTTGGATCAAGGCCAACCCGGACAGCCACACCCAACCGTGGGATGCCAAGGGCTACAAGATGCCCGGCGGCACGCCGACCTCGCCTGGCCTGGCCAGCATTCTGCCGTCGTTCCCGGCGCTGCTGCGCAAGCAACTCAAGGGTGCGCCGATGCCTGCGCCGCGGGCGATCCTCAACGCCGCCGTCGAGGGCGCGCAGGTCGACTTCGACACCGCGAGCCGCATCGAGAGCCGCTACTTCACGCAGCTGGTCACGGGCCAGACCGCCAAGAACATGATCCAGGCGTTCTTCCTGGACCTGCAGGCCATCAACGGCGGTGCGTCGCGGCCCGACGGTATCGAGCCCGTCAAGATCAACAAGATCGGCGTGCTGGGCGCGGGCATGATGGGCGCCGGCATCGCCTACGTGTCGGCCAAGGCCGGGTTCGACGTGGTGCTCAAGGACGTCAGCCTCGAAGCCGCCCAAAAGGGTAAGGGTTACTCGGAGAAACTCGAGGCCAAGGCGCTCGAGCGGGGCAAGACCACCCAGGAGCGCTCCGACGCCCTGCTGGCCCGCATCACGCCGACGGGCGATCCCGCCGACCTGAAGGGTGTCGACTTCGTCGTCGAGGCGGTCTTCGAGGATCAGGACCTCAAGCACAAGGTGTTCCAGGAGATCGAGGACATCGTCGAGCCCAACGCGCTGCTGGGATCGAACACCTCGACGCTGCCGATCACCGGTTTGGCGACCGGTGTGAAGCGCCAGGAGGACTTCATCGGCATCCACTTCTTCTCGCCGGTCGACAAGATGCCGCTGGTGGAGATCATCAAGGGCGAGAAGACCTCTGACGAGGCGTTGGCCCGGGTGTTCGACTACACGCTGGCCATCGGCAAGACCCCGATCGTGGTGAACGACAGCCGCGGGTTCTTCACCAGCCGCGTCATCGGCACGTTCGTCAACGAGGCGCTGGCGATGCTCGGTGAGGGCGTTGCGGCCGCGAGCATCGAGCAGGCCGGCTCGCAGGCGGGCTACCCGGCGCCGCCGCTGCAGCTGTCCGACGAGCTCAACCTCGAGCTGATGCACAAGATCGCCGTCGCCACCCGCAAGGGCGTCGAGAGCACGGGCGGCACTTATGAGCCGCACCCGGCCGAGGCGGTCGTCGAGAAGATGATCGAGATCGGACGGCCGTCGCGGCTGAAGGGTGCGGGCTTCTACGAGTACGCCGACGGCAAGCGCGTCGGGCTGTGGCCGGGTCTGAAGGAGACCTTCAACTCCGGCAACACGTCGATCCCGTTGCAGGACATGATCGATCGCATGCTGTTCGCCGAGGCGCTGGAGACCCAGAAGTGCCTTGACGAGGGCGTGCTCACGTCGACCGCTGACGCGAACATCGGCTCGATCATGGGTATCGGCTTCCCGCCCTACACCGGTGGTTCGGCGCAGTTCATCGTCGGCTACCAGGGTCCTGGCGGTGTCGGCAAGGAGGCCTTCGTGGCCCGCGCCAAGGAACTCGCGGCCAAGTACGGCGAGCGGTTCAGCCCGCCGGCGTCGCTGACCTGA